One segment of Anastrepha obliqua isolate idAnaObli1 chromosome 3, idAnaObli1_1.0, whole genome shotgun sequence DNA contains the following:
- the LOC129242684 gene encoding zinc finger protein on ecdysone puffs isoform X3 produces MSPSVKQVNNSNNNRKMAFRGNQNRNRNFGGNNYGGGPMGANRMGNMNMSPWDTPNSGGNFSGGNMRQGGGGQGMNAQAISLANNLLNNLFRNQNPPSLLDLPRGGGGGMGNRNQRGGPQGITLCQRTQRHVLLPFV; encoded by the exons ATGTCTCCAAG CGTTAAACAAGTAAATAAcagtaataataatagaaaaatggcATTCCGTGGTAACCAAAATCGCAATCGCAATTTCGGCGGTAATAACTATGGTGGAGGCCCAATGGGTGCCAACCGCATGGGGAATATGAATATGTCGCCGTGGGATACCCCAAATTCCGGAGGTAACTTCAGCGGTGGCAACATGCGTCAAGGCGGCGGTGGTCAAGGCATGAATGCGCAGGCTATTAGTCTAGCCaacaatttgttaaacaacTTGTTTAGAAATCAAAATCCCCCATCACTGTTAGATCTGCCACGTGGTGGTGGCGGCGGTATGGGCAATCGCAATCAACGCGGCGGACCG CAAGGAATCACCCTATGCCAGCGTACCCAACGACATGTTCTATTGCCATTTGTGTAA
- the LOC129242684 gene encoding zinc finger protein on ecdysone puffs isoform X1, whose translation MSPSVKQVNNSNNNRKMAFRGNQNRNRNFGGNNYGGGPMGANRMGNMNMSPWDTPNSGGNFSGGNMRQGGGGQGMNAQAISLANNLLNNLFRNQNPPSLLDLPRGGGGGMGNRNQRGGPMVNRGAPGNRINNRRVQGGFQNRGAAGGKSAQKQGAGGIRKQNAFDRAKKLLAKNANNNKKKDTASGDKKTESKESPYASVPNDMFYCHLCKKHMWDANSFENHIKGRTHLMMREGIEESYRLKANMIRQEAKIAEQLKSIELDRLKRMGKTKQRQLEYCTMCDLNFHGHISAHRKSEGHLSLKKFLHPKCIECNKEFATRIDYDTHLLSADHLQKAAEKNTKVGERKRNTLTIHTEEEEAKDLRPPQKKRKRPAAKKAENEGEVKKEGEEGAEGEEAEGEEAEKKEGEEGADETKEGDELNETQEEEEVALPVDPEDCILDFCEGDEIPTEVDNRLPKYNWTRSVGNGLITKLECFECSLCGKFFDTEKTVEVHSRTVTHHRNFLKFINEKSSDTKIAQKRAAAAQEESERKKRKLEEAEAAATAEVKNENGEAAEGGEGELYDPSEATGDDEDVEMNENGEGAEGEGEGDEAEEEGAGDEEMEAQENEAEAEPEPEPEPEPVKEQPKPEPVKTPAKPAPATPTPSTPAADNSPAKKATPARAAPKATPRGRGRGRYNRY comes from the exons ATGTCTCCAAG CGTTAAACAAGTAAATAAcagtaataataatagaaaaatggcATTCCGTGGTAACCAAAATCGCAATCGCAATTTCGGCGGTAATAACTATGGTGGAGGCCCAATGGGTGCCAACCGCATGGGGAATATGAATATGTCGCCGTGGGATACCCCAAATTCCGGAGGTAACTTCAGCGGTGGCAACATGCGTCAAGGCGGCGGTGGTCAAGGCATGAATGCGCAGGCTATTAGTCTAGCCaacaatttgttaaacaacTTGTTTAGAAATCAAAATCCCCCATCACTGTTAGATCTGCCACGTGGTGGTGGCGGCGGTATGGGCAATCGCAATCAACGCGGCGGACCG atGGTCAATCGTGGCGCTCCTGGCAATCGCATTAATAATCGCCGTGTTCAAGGAGGTTTTCAAAACCGTGGCGCAGCTGGTGGTAAATCAGCTCAAAAGCAAGGCGCTGGCGGAATTCGCAAGCAGAATGCTTTCGATCGTGCTAAGAAACTTTTGGCTAAAAAtgccaacaataacaaaaagaagGATACCGCTTCTGGCGATAAAAAAACTGAGAG CAAGGAATCACCCTATGCCAGCGTACCCAACGACATGTTCTATTGCCATTTGTGTAAGAAGCATATGTGGGATGCCAACTCTTTCGAAAATCACATTAAGGGACGTACTCATTTGATGATGCGTGAGGGCATTGAAGAGAGTTACCGTTTAAAGGCCAATATGATTCGCCAGGAAGCTAAGATCGCCGAGCAATTGAAATCTATTGAATTGGATCGTTTGAAGCGCATGGGCAAGACCAAGCAACGCCAATTGGAATACTGTACTATGTGCGATTTGAACTTCCATGGTCATATTTCTGCTCATCGTAAATCAGAGGGTCATTTGAGTTTGAAGAAATTCCTACATCCAAAATGTATTGAGTGCAACAAGGAATTCGCTACTCGTATTGATTATGACACACATTTGTTGTCGGCTGATCATTTGCAGAAGGCTGCTGAGAAGAATACTAAGGTGGGTGAACGCAAACGGAATACTTTGACTATTCATACGGAAGAGGAAGAGGCGAAGGACTTGCGTCCACCtcaaaagaagaggaagaggcCAGCTGCCAAAAAAGCTGAGAATGAAGGTGAAGTTAAGAAAGAgggagaagaaggtgctgaaggCGAAGAGGCCGAAGGTGAGGAGGCTGAGAAGAAAGAAGGTGAAGAGGGCGCTGATGAGACCAAAGAGGGTGATGAATTGAATGAAActcaagaagaggaagaagtcgCTTTGCCAGTAGACCCAGAAGATTGCATTCTTGATTTTTGTGAGGGTGATGAGATCCCGACTGAAGTGGATAATCGTCTGCCCAAATACAATTGGACACGTTCAGTGGGTAATGGTCTTATCACCAAATTGGAGTGCTTTGAGTGCTCGTTGTGTGGTAAATTCTTTGATACAGAAAAAACGGTGGAGGTACACTCTCGTACTGTTACTCATCACCGCAACTTCTTGAAGTTCATCAACGAGAAGTCGAGCGATACTAAGATTGCTCAGAAACGCGCAGCTGCTGCTCAAGAAGAGAGCGAGCGCAAGAAGCGTAAGCTGGAAGAAGCTGAGGCAGCAGCAACTGCTGAAGTAAAGAATGAAAACGGCGAAGCCGCTGAGGGTGGTGAGGGTGAGTTGTATGACCCTTCGGAAGCCACTGGGGATGATGAAGATGTTGAAATGAATGAGAATGGCGAAGGCGCCGAAGGTGAGGGTGAAGGTGATGAAGCTGAAGAAGAGGGTGCTGGTGATGAAGAAATGGAGGCACAAGAAAATGAGGCTGAAGCTGAACCTGAACCAGAGCCAGAACCGGAGCCAGTTAAAGAACAACCAAAGCCCGAACCTGTTAAGACACCTGCTAAACCTGCTCCAGCAACACCTACACCATCCACGCCAGCAGCTGATAACTCACCAGCCAAAAAGGCAACACCAGCTCGTGCAGCCCCAAAAGCAACGCCGCGTGGTCGTGGACGTGGACGCTACAATCGTTACTAA
- the LOC129242684 gene encoding zinc finger protein on ecdysone puffs isoform X2, producing the protein MAFRGNQNRNRNFGGNNYGGGPMGANRMGNMNMSPWDTPNSGGNFSGGNMRQGGGGQGMNAQAISLANNLLNNLFRNQNPPSLLDLPRGGGGGMGNRNQRGGPMVNRGAPGNRINNRRVQGGFQNRGAAGGKSAQKQGAGGIRKQNAFDRAKKLLAKNANNNKKKDTASGDKKTESKESPYASVPNDMFYCHLCKKHMWDANSFENHIKGRTHLMMREGIEESYRLKANMIRQEAKIAEQLKSIELDRLKRMGKTKQRQLEYCTMCDLNFHGHISAHRKSEGHLSLKKFLHPKCIECNKEFATRIDYDTHLLSADHLQKAAEKNTKVGERKRNTLTIHTEEEEAKDLRPPQKKRKRPAAKKAENEGEVKKEGEEGAEGEEAEGEEAEKKEGEEGADETKEGDELNETQEEEEVALPVDPEDCILDFCEGDEIPTEVDNRLPKYNWTRSVGNGLITKLECFECSLCGKFFDTEKTVEVHSRTVTHHRNFLKFINEKSSDTKIAQKRAAAAQEESERKKRKLEEAEAAATAEVKNENGEAAEGGEGELYDPSEATGDDEDVEMNENGEGAEGEGEGDEAEEEGAGDEEMEAQENEAEAEPEPEPEPEPVKEQPKPEPVKTPAKPAPATPTPSTPAADNSPAKKATPARAAPKATPRGRGRGRYNRY; encoded by the exons atggcATTCCGTGGTAACCAAAATCGCAATCGCAATTTCGGCGGTAATAACTATGGTGGAGGCCCAATGGGTGCCAACCGCATGGGGAATATGAATATGTCGCCGTGGGATACCCCAAATTCCGGAGGTAACTTCAGCGGTGGCAACATGCGTCAAGGCGGCGGTGGTCAAGGCATGAATGCGCAGGCTATTAGTCTAGCCaacaatttgttaaacaacTTGTTTAGAAATCAAAATCCCCCATCACTGTTAGATCTGCCACGTGGTGGTGGCGGCGGTATGGGCAATCGCAATCAACGCGGCGGACCG atGGTCAATCGTGGCGCTCCTGGCAATCGCATTAATAATCGCCGTGTTCAAGGAGGTTTTCAAAACCGTGGCGCAGCTGGTGGTAAATCAGCTCAAAAGCAAGGCGCTGGCGGAATTCGCAAGCAGAATGCTTTCGATCGTGCTAAGAAACTTTTGGCTAAAAAtgccaacaataacaaaaagaagGATACCGCTTCTGGCGATAAAAAAACTGAGAG CAAGGAATCACCCTATGCCAGCGTACCCAACGACATGTTCTATTGCCATTTGTGTAAGAAGCATATGTGGGATGCCAACTCTTTCGAAAATCACATTAAGGGACGTACTCATTTGATGATGCGTGAGGGCATTGAAGAGAGTTACCGTTTAAAGGCCAATATGATTCGCCAGGAAGCTAAGATCGCCGAGCAATTGAAATCTATTGAATTGGATCGTTTGAAGCGCATGGGCAAGACCAAGCAACGCCAATTGGAATACTGTACTATGTGCGATTTGAACTTCCATGGTCATATTTCTGCTCATCGTAAATCAGAGGGTCATTTGAGTTTGAAGAAATTCCTACATCCAAAATGTATTGAGTGCAACAAGGAATTCGCTACTCGTATTGATTATGACACACATTTGTTGTCGGCTGATCATTTGCAGAAGGCTGCTGAGAAGAATACTAAGGTGGGTGAACGCAAACGGAATACTTTGACTATTCATACGGAAGAGGAAGAGGCGAAGGACTTGCGTCCACCtcaaaagaagaggaagaggcCAGCTGCCAAAAAAGCTGAGAATGAAGGTGAAGTTAAGAAAGAgggagaagaaggtgctgaaggCGAAGAGGCCGAAGGTGAGGAGGCTGAGAAGAAAGAAGGTGAAGAGGGCGCTGATGAGACCAAAGAGGGTGATGAATTGAATGAAActcaagaagaggaagaagtcgCTTTGCCAGTAGACCCAGAAGATTGCATTCTTGATTTTTGTGAGGGTGATGAGATCCCGACTGAAGTGGATAATCGTCTGCCCAAATACAATTGGACACGTTCAGTGGGTAATGGTCTTATCACCAAATTGGAGTGCTTTGAGTGCTCGTTGTGTGGTAAATTCTTTGATACAGAAAAAACGGTGGAGGTACACTCTCGTACTGTTACTCATCACCGCAACTTCTTGAAGTTCATCAACGAGAAGTCGAGCGATACTAAGATTGCTCAGAAACGCGCAGCTGCTGCTCAAGAAGAGAGCGAGCGCAAGAAGCGTAAGCTGGAAGAAGCTGAGGCAGCAGCAACTGCTGAAGTAAAGAATGAAAACGGCGAAGCCGCTGAGGGTGGTGAGGGTGAGTTGTATGACCCTTCGGAAGCCACTGGGGATGATGAAGATGTTGAAATGAATGAGAATGGCGAAGGCGCCGAAGGTGAGGGTGAAGGTGATGAAGCTGAAGAAGAGGGTGCTGGTGATGAAGAAATGGAGGCACAAGAAAATGAGGCTGAAGCTGAACCTGAACCAGAGCCAGAACCGGAGCCAGTTAAAGAACAACCAAAGCCCGAACCTGTTAAGACACCTGCTAAACCTGCTCCAGCAACACCTACACCATCCACGCCAGCAGCTGATAACTCACCAGCCAAAAAGGCAACACCAGCTCGTGCAGCCCCAAAAGCAACGCCGCGTGGTCGTGGACGTGGACGCTACAATCGTTACTAA